Genomic window (Psilocybe cubensis strain MGC-MH-2018 chromosome 1, whole genome shotgun sequence):
ATATTGTAAGTATTAAGATTGTTTCCCAACTTTAATTTGTCCGGTGCTAATCGTTGACAGTTTGTTGTACTTCTAGCGAATATCATTCATTGTATACGTCAATAACATATAGACTGTATGCCCGAGGAGATGATACCATATTCTTGTTTTCACTTATCTGTATCTGTATTAACATTGTTTATATTTTAAAGTGCCCAATAATCGCCATCCTTCCTCTAATTCAGTTTATAATGTTTGATGGACAACATATTCTTGGGGATGTTTTTGTATATACATCGTACACATAGTTTAATAGCGACGCAAATGACCTTAAAAGTTAATTCATTGCTTCACTTTAATCCACCCATTTATCACCCACTGAGATGATTGCAAATGTGTTCACCCACGACAGAAGAATTAAATGCCTAAACCACTTGTAGTATCAGTTTCAGAGCTATAGCCACTAATGTTTGGTATAGTATTTTTATTAAAAAGAGTAAAACGTTTTCCGGATTACAGCTAGACatacaaaaaaacaaataaaGCATATTCGATGAAATGTGTCATTAACCAAACGTTTGACTCTGTAATTAAATCAGTAAGCCGCAGTCCATGATAATTTCAAAATATGAAACGTACCGAGCGCGCACTCCTCTTGATCTTGGACAACCGCCACTCGTCCGGCTTCTCGTACTTGTTGTACAACGGCTCGATCTTCTCCTGTCTCTTCCGTTTACTGATCTTGTTGGCGTCAGCGACCTTGAAGAACTGAGGTGCCACCTCCACGAGCCATTTGGGTTCGACAGCTGTGACGTTATGACAATACTCGCGAGTCGTCAGAACTAATTCGTGGTACACGAGCCATTCCGGGTTACGGTTGAACAATGCCGATGATGGATGGATATAAACCGGTGTTCCCTCGACAAGCGTCTTGTAACCCTCTTGAGGGTCTTTTTTGGCCGCGTTCCTGAAATATCCAGAGCAGATAGCTTTACGTACAAGGTTATAATCTCTTCCAGAAGAAAGTATGTCATGTTTATATCTATGGGACAACGATCAGTTTCTGTCACAAATTCCGCTTTCTGAAAGCACTTACCGGTCCATAATACCCAACAATTGTTTGCGCACATCCTGCGCCCTTCGCATACTTCTGGCCTGGATGAAGTTTTCATAACACCACGGATTTGAGAAATTGGCTGCCTTCCATCCATTATATACCGTCAACAGTGTCAAGTGGTCTCCTTCAGGCtgatggaacttggccttctTTGAGTCAGCTTGTCCTTGTTTTTCCTTCGGTCTATAAAATACAGATTGGACGGATAGCATCGCTACAACAGACAATATCTCCTCTGAACATCCCAATTCAACGGACGCAATCAACATCTTTGCCATTGGGGGGTCCATAGGGAAATCTGCCATCTTGCGCCCTAGTTTCGTTAGCAAACCCTCGTCATCCAGAGCGGACAGCGCGTAAAGAGATTCGAGCGCTGTTAACATTGTCTGCGCAGGAGGAGGATCCATAAAATCGAAACTGAGCAAGTCATTGATGCCCATGGCTTTCAATTGTAGAATCGTAGCCGCGAGATTAGTACGCTGTATATCGGGAATGGAGTTGGGCAACATTTCGTTTCTGTAAGCGGCTTCTGTGTAGAGGCGGTAACATTTTCCAGGGCCTGTACGTCCTGCACGACCCGAACGTTGTCGGGCTTGAGCTTGCGAGATGGGCATGACCACCAGTGAGTCCATTCCCAATCGAGGGTCATAGGCGTTTTGCTTTGAGAAACCTGGGTCGATGACATAATAGATACCTGGAATCGTCAAACTAGTCTCGGCAACGTTCGTGGCAATGACGACTTTACGGGCACCAGGGGGTGTGGGCTCAAACACTCGCGATTGCACTTCGGACGGAAGGGCGGAATAAATGGGAAGGATAATAAGCTCTGGAACTTTAGGGCCTAATGCCTTCATACGCTCGAAGAGGATCTCGCAGGATGTGTCGATTTCCTCTTGACCTgtcaagaaaagaagaatatcACCTGGAGGTTCTGATAAATGAATTTGCATAACGGTGATGAGAGACGCATCCAAGTAATCGGTTTCAGGCTCCTTGGTGTATAGAATCTCAACAGGATATGTTCGACCAGGGATCGTGAAGATGGGACAACCAAAGAAGTATTTTGAGAACTTTTCGGCGTCAAGAGTTGCAGATGTAACAATGAGTTTAAGATCAGGGCGTCGCTTTACAGCCTCTAAAATACTATTCAGTATAGAAGTCAGCGCTTTTCATTTGGTTAACAACTCACTCTTCAAAAGACCGAACAAAACGTCGGTAGCAATTGTCCGTTCATGAGCTTCGTCCAACATGATAACAGAGTAGCTGCTACACAGAGGGTCAATTAGGCACTCGCGCTGCAACATACCATCCGTCATGTATTTGATTCGCGTTTCGGGGCTTGTGCAATCCTCGAAACGGATTGTATACCCGACCTCTTGACCAAGTCTGCATCCAACTTCTTCCGAGACACGTTTAGCCACAGACATAGCTGCTACACGTCGGGGTTGTGTGCAACCAATGCGCCCTCGGTCAGCATAACCTGATTCTGCTAGATATTGTACCATCTGCGTTGTTTTCCCTGATCCAGTGTCGCCGACGACTATAAGAACTTGATGCTGTAAAAAATGTCGGTATCGGTACATGATACGCggaaaaaaatatacaacACATACCTCTTCGATAGCTTTGAGTAATGGTTCGCGGAG
Coding sequences:
- a CDS encoding ATP-dependent RNA helicase DHX8 — protein: MADSDLYQLEFLSLINKITQELDNHVGVNDKTVAEFIVALHESSGKSLANFKAKLQENGLSPPDSFVETVDRLILTLHPKYKKRQVNKSAKAKGKAKANDDEVSDLELKRRMFPGLAMKDKEVPPAVSEDDFLKELGDLVAGKKRAASPNMDASPKRRRPDLSPPRRGRSRSPRRGDGRVNDNFGDGRDARYGDGRSDRNGYRNGGRRQLDERPVLFKIYDGKVSSLKEFGAFVTLEGVAGRVEGMVHVSNIQVGARANSAADLLSRGQHVKVKVMSVAGNRIGLSMKDVDQATGKDLTPHLRIKSEAEMEEERIRAERAASSGANAVPLRSKEDSAPVRSAKRLTSPERWEIKQLIASGAIDASEYPDLDEEYNNPMAHAEIEEELDVEIREDEPPFLAGQTKRTLDLSPVKIVKAPDGSLNRAALAGASLAKERRELRQQEANEEADSQARDFSQPWLDPMSKDSDKIFAQDLRGNLKGQKAGDVPAWKESSFNKTTTFGQITNLSIQDQRKSLPIYKLREPLLKAIEEHQVLIVVGDTGSGKTTQMVQYLAESGYADRGRIGCTQPRRVAAMSVAKRVSEEVGCRLGQEVGYTIRFEDCTSPETRIKYMTDGMLQRECLIDPLCSSYSVIMLDEAHERTIATDVLFGLLKKAVKRRPDLKLIVTSATLDAEKFSKYFFGCPIFTIPGRTYPVEILYTKEPETDYLDASLITVMQIHLSEPPGDILLFLTGQEEIDTSCEILFERMKALGPKVPELIILPIYSALPSEVQSRVFEPTPPGARKVVIATNVAETSLTIPGIYYVIDPGFSKQNAYDPRLGMDSLVVMPISQAQARQRSGRAGRTGPGKCYRLYTEAAYRNEMLPNSIPDIQRTNLAATILQLKAMGINDLLSFDFMDPPPAQTMLTALESLYALSALDDEGLLTKLGRKMADFPMDPPMAKMLIASVELGCSEEILSVVAMLSVQSVFYRPKEKQGQADSKKAKFHQPEGDHLTLLTVYNGWKAANFSNPWCYENFIQARSMRRAQDVRKQLLGIMDRYKHDILSSGRDYNLVRKAICSGYFRNAAKKDPQEGYKTLVEGTPVYIHPSSALFNRNPEWLVYHELVLTTREYCHNVTAVEPKWLVEVAPQFFKVADANKISKRKRQEKIEPLYNKYEKPDEWRLSKIKRSARSSQTFG